CCTCCGACCCCACCTCCGACCCCACCTCCGACCCCACCCGTTCCCTCCGACCCCAGCCGTTTCCAGCCGTTTTCGCCGCGCCTCCCCTCCTCCGCGCCTCCGCGCCTCCGGAGTTCTGCGGATTGCCCCCCTCCGTTCCCCGCGGTAGGGTTCGCGCCATGTCCAGCACACTCCCTTTCCGTCGCACGGCCGCACTTACGGCAGTGCTCGCCGCAGCCGTGGCCTCCGCCTGCAGCAGCTCCCAGTCCGGTGTCGCCACGTCGGCGCAGGCGCCGCTGCGTCGCGCCATTCCCGCCGACAGTGGCGAGCGGCATCTCACCGGCCTCACGCAGCTCACCGACGGCGGGGAGAACGCCGAGGCGTATTTCAGCGCCGACGGGCAGTACATCACCTTCCAGAGCACGCGCGACGGGCGGACGTGCGATCAGCAGTACGTGATGCGCGCCGACGGCACAGGGCTCACCAAGGTCTCGCGCGGTGGCAAGACCACCTGCGGCTGGTTCCTGCCGGGGAGCAAGCAGCTGTTCTTCGGCGCCACCCACCACGCCGACAGCGCCTGCCCGCCCAAGCCCGACCCCAGCGCGGGGTACGTGTGGGGGATCGATCCGTACGACATCTACGTCACGGACATCGACGGCAAGAACATGAAGCGACTCACGAACTACGGCGTGTACACGGCCGAAGGGGTGCTGAGCCCCGACGGCAAGCGCATCGTGTTCACGAGCCTCAAGGACGGCGATCTCGACATCTACACGATGAACGTGGATGGGAGCGACGTGAAGCGGCTCACGACCACGCCCGGCTACGATGGCGGCCCGTGGTGGAGTCCCGACGGCACGAAGATCGTGTACCGTGCGTGGCACTACGACAACGAGAAGGATCTGCAGGCGTACAAGGATCTGCTGGCCAAGCGCATGATTCGCCCCAACCGCATGGAGCTGTACGTGATGAACGCCGACGGCAGCGACCAGCGGCGCATCACCAACCTGGGCGGCGCCAACTTCGGCCCCTCGTGGACCCCCGACGGGCAGCGCATCATCTTCTCGAGCAACCACAAGAACCCGCGCAGCCGCAACTTCGACCTGTTCACCGTGAAGCTCGACGGCACGGGGCTGGAGCAGATCACCTTCAACCCCGAGTTCGACGGCTTCCCCATGTTTTCGCCCAACGGCACGCAGCTGATCTTCGCGAGCAATCGCGGGGCGACGAAGGCGGGGGAGACGAACCTGTTCGTGGCTGACTGGAAGGATTGAGGGCGCGCGGAGCGCGCGTTGGTTGAAAAGGGAGGGGGCAGGGGGCAGGAGGAAGAAGGAAGAAGGCAAGAAGGGAAATGGAAACGGGGCCGACATCGTCGGCCCCGTACTTTGTTTTTCCTGCCCCCTGCCCCCTGCCCCCTGCCCCCTCCCTTCCCAACAAAAGCGGGGGCGTCGCCCCCGCCCACCTTCACGCAGGCTGCGCCTGGATATCGATCGAGAGCTTCACGTCTTCCGAGACCAGCACGCCGCCCGCCTCGAGCGCGACGTTCCACACCAATCCCCACTCCTTGCGCGGGATCTTGGTCTCGAGCGTGGCCGACACCTTCTGGTTGCCCCACGGATCCTTGGCCGGGCCGCCGATGTCGCCGGTGAGAGTGACGGGCTTCGTGATACCGCGGATGGTGAGCTCCCCGGTGGCCGTGACTGCGTCGCCGGCGCGCTCGAACGTCGTGAGCGAGAAGGTGGCCTTGGGATAGTTCTCGATGTCGAAGAAGTCAGGGCTGCGCAGGTGGCCGTCGCGCTGCTCGTTGCCGGTATCCAGCGAGGCGAGGTCGATGTCGACGGTGACCGACGAGGCCTGCCCGTTCTCTTCGGTGATGGTGCCGCTGAACTGATCGAAGGTGCCGCGCACGGTCGAAATGCCCAGGTGCTTCACGGAGAACTGGATCTGGCTATGTGCAGGATCGATGACCCACTGCATGGAATTGCCTCGGCGGTGATTGAATTGGATGCGGTTATCTCACTTATGAGAAATAAACAGAAAAGAAAGCCCCCGTCAAGGGGGCGCCCGGACCGCGACCGCGATCGGTCAGTCGTCGTATGGCACCGGCAGCATGGCCGCGTGCCGCCCCATGTCGCGCAACAGGTCGGCCACCTGCTGCTGCTCCTCGATGCTGATCCCCTCCATGGCGCGCGCCAACACGGCGGCGTGCGCCGGGAAGATTTCCGCCACCAGCGCCACCCCCTTGGGGGTGAGCGCCGCATAGCGCGCCCGGCGATCGGACTCGCAGCTGCGCCGCTCCACGAGGTCCTTGGCTACCAGCCGGTCCACCAGGAAGGTGATGCCGCCGCTCGACACGAGAATGCGCTTCTGGACCTCGCCCAGCAGCATCGGCCCGCGGTGATAGAGCGCCTCGAGAATGCCGAACTCCGCCAGCGTCAGCCCCTGTCGCGACACGTCAGCGGCAGCATGGGCCGCCACCGCGGTATGGGCGCGGGCCATGATCACCCACAACCGCAGCGCGGCGGCGGTGCGCTCATCGAGCGCCGGCTCGTGCGCTTCCGGGTGCTGGCTGAGCGAGCGCGAGCCGCGGGCGGGACGGGCGGTGGTGGCCATGCGGAAGCCTCAACGAACACGATGCAATGCGCAAGGGCGGGTGCCACGAGGGCGGCCAACAGCCGGTTGGGAACAAAATCCGGATAAGCGGTCACCTCGCCAGCATTGGGCGGTGCAAGTCTCACAGTCCG
The DNA window shown above is from Gemmatimonas sp. and carries:
- a CDS encoding YceI family protein — protein: MQWVIDPAHSQIQFSVKHLGISTVRGTFDQFSGTITEENGQASSVTVDIDLASLDTGNEQRDGHLRSPDFFDIENYPKATFSLTTFERAGDAVTATGELTIRGITKPVTLTGDIGGPAKDPWGNQKVSATLETKIPRKEWGLVWNVALEAGGVLVSEDVKLSIDIQAQPA
- a CDS encoding MarR family transcriptional regulator, whose amino-acid sequence is MATTARPARGSRSLSQHPEAHEPALDERTAAALRLWVIMARAHTAVAAHAAADVSRQGLTLAEFGILEALYHRGPMLLGEVQKRILVSSGGITFLVDRLVAKDLVERRSCESDRRARYAALTPKGVALVAEIFPAHAAVLARAMEGISIEEQQQVADLLRDMGRHAAMLPVPYDD